A genomic stretch from Engraulis encrasicolus isolate BLACKSEA-1 chromosome 10, IST_EnEncr_1.0, whole genome shotgun sequence includes:
- the sp5l gene encoding sp5 transcription factor-like, with translation MAALAISRTDNFLHTFLQDRTPSSSPESGPNPLSFLATTCSQAWQVAPTGTGGVGGPEGPQFPYEGAVSSASASMFQLWSNEVAPSSGLAAAAAAHQMAAAFTVPKVPFATGHHMQTGHLPPPPPPHAHHHHHHHHHHHHELPLTPPAEPPAAYSFELSPVKVISSQAAQASTAAPSPYYPQHNAVTAVSQNFSSFLQTSTARGQHLTVAAAAAAAASHAAVEESQQWWSLPQTSGPAPGHPHAHPHHPHHPFSSLGRQLVLGHQPQIAALLQGTSKGLLSSTRRCRRCKCPNCQASGGGTGGHEFGKKRLHICHIPECGKVYKKTSHLKAHLRWHAGERPFVCNWLFCGKSFTRSDELQRHLRTHTGEKRFGCQQCGKRFMRSDHLSKHVKTHQGRKGRGGSGSTGAGGAGSGAGGHTASSSSSSSSTSQQQHNAHSHHPHHHHHHQHQHPDTLLSIKRE, from the exons ATGGCTGCGCTGGCGATATCCAGAACGGACAATTTCCTCCACACTTTTTTACAG GACCGCACACCCAGCTCGTCCCCAGAGAGTGGCCCCAACCCGCTGTCCTTCCTGGCCACCACGTGCAGCCAGGCCTGGCAGGTGGCGCCCACAGGCACTGGCGGCGTGGGAGGCCCCGAGGGCCCCCAGTTCCCCTATGAGGGCGCCGTGAGCTCGGCCTCGGCCAGCATGTTCCAGCTCTGGAGCAACGAGGTGGCCCCCAGCTCCGGCCTGGCAGCGGCAGCCGCTGCACATCAGATGGCGGCAGCGTTCACCGTCCCCAAGGTGCCCTTCGCCACGGGTCACCACATGCAGACGGGCCACCTGCCCCCTCCCCCGCCACCccacgcacaccaccaccaccatcaccatcaccaccaccaccacgagctGCCGCTCACCCCTCCGGCCGAGCCCCCTGCCGCCTACTCCTTCGAGCTCTCCCCGGTGAAGGTCATCTCGTCCCAGGCGGCACAGGCCAGCACGGCGGCGCCATCCCCGTACTACCCCCAGCACAACGCCGTCACCGCCGTCAGCCAGAACTTCTCCAGCTTCCTGCAGACCTCCACGGCCCGTGGGCAGCACCTCACCGTGgcggccgcagcagcagcagcggcgagCCACGCAGCGGTGGAGGAGAGCCAGCAGTGGTGGAGCCTCCCCCAGACCAGCGGCCCCGCGCCCGGACACCCGCACGCCCACCCACACCACCCGCACCACCCCTTCTCCTCCCTGGGCCGGCAGCTGGTGCTGGGCCACCAGCCACAGATCGCCGCCCTGCTCCAGGGCACCTCCAAGGGCTTGCTGAGCTCCACGCGACGCTGCCGGCGCTGCAAGTGCCCCAACTGCCAGGCGTCCGGCGGCGGCACGGGCGGGCACGAGTTTGGCAAGAAGCGCCTGCACATCTGCCACATCCCCGAGTGCGGCAAGGTGTACAAGAAGACGTCGCACCTGAAGGCCCACCTGCGCTGGCACGCCGGCGAGCGGCCGTTCGTCTGCAACTGGCTGTTCTGCGGCAAGAGCTTCACGCGCTCCGACGAGCTGCAGCGGCACCTGCGCACGCACACGGGCGAGAAGCGCTTCGGGTGCCAGCAGTGCGGCAAGCGCTTCATGCGCAGCGACCACCTCTCCAAGCACGTCAAGACACACCAGGGACGCAAGGGGCGCGGCGGGAGCGGGAGCACAGGGGCAGGGGGAGCGGGGAGTGGGGCAGGGGGACacacagcctcctcctcctcctcctcctcatccacatcTCAGCAGCAGCACAATGCACACAGCCATCACccgcaccaccatcaccaccaccagcaccagcacccggATACTCTGCTCAGCAtcaagagggagtga